One stretch of Punica granatum isolate Tunisia-2019 chromosome 5, ASM765513v2, whole genome shotgun sequence DNA includes these proteins:
- the LOC116208619 gene encoding (+)-neomenthol dehydrogenase-like isoform X2, with product MADSTKRYAVVTGANKGIGFEISRQLASSGVAVVLTARDEQRGLEAVNNLLRNSPGLSDSVIFHQLDVTDPASIASLAEFVKARFGKLDILVNNAGIGGVIMDADALRANFGKEGVQLNWDEIITQTYELASKCIDTNYYGSKRMVEALVGLLQLSDLPRVVNVSSSMGQLQNVSQEWAKRVLSDAENLTEEKIDEVVNAFLLDFKEGSWASKGWPSFMSAYTISKAGLNAYTRVVAKKYAEFCINCVCPGFVKTDINVNTGFSPVEEGGESPVRLALLPDGGPSGRFFFKKAESEF from the exons ATGGCAGATTCCACAAAGAG ATATGCAGTGGTGACAGGAGCAAACAAGGGGATTGGGTTTGAGATTAGCAGGCAATTGGCATCAAGTGGGGTTGCGGTGGTTTTAACAGCCAGAGATGAGCAAAGGGGACTTGAAGCTGTCAATAATCTGCTTCGGAACTCCCCCGGTCTATCCGACTCTGTTATCTTCCACCAGCTCGATGTCACTGACCCTGCTAGCATCGCTTCCCTTGCAGAGTTCGTAAAGGCTCGGTTCGGGAAGCTAGATATTCTG GTGAACAATGCCGGGATTGGCGGTGTCATTATGGATGCTGATGCTCTGAGAGCAAACTTTGGGAAG GAAGGTGTGCAGTTGAATTGGGACGAGATCATAACCCAAACTTACGAATTGGCTTCAAAATGCATCGACACGAACTATTATGGGTCCAAGAGAATGGTCGAAGCTCTTGTCGGACTCCTCCAACTATCCGATTTACCGAGAGTAGTGAACGTATCCTCTTCCATGGGACAACTGCAG AATGTGTCCCAGGAATGGGCTAAGCGAGTACTGAGCGACGCCGAGAACCTCACGGAAGAGAAAATCGATGAGGTTGTGAATGCATTTCTCCTTGATTTCAAGGAAGGCTCGTGGGCCTCCAAAGGGTGGCCATCATTCATGTCCGCTTACACAATCTCTAAGGCGGGTCTCAATGCTTACACGAGGGTTGTGGCAAAGAAATATGCCGAGTTCTGCATAAACTGTGTCTGCCCTGGGTTTGTCAAGACGGACATCAACGTAAATACGGGATTCAGTCCGGTTGAAGAAGGCGGAGAAAGTCCCGTGAGGTTAGCTTTGCTGCCCGACGGAGGCCCTTCTGGCCGCTTCTTCTTCAAGAAAGCGGAGTCGGAATTCTGA
- the LOC116208619 gene encoding (+)-neomenthol dehydrogenase-like isoform X1, translated as MADSTKRYAVVTGANKGIGFEISRQLASSGVAVVLTARDEQRGLEAVNNLLRNSPGLSDSVIFHQLDVTDPASIASLAEFVKARFGKLDILVNNAGIGGVIMDADALRANFGKEGVQLNWDEIITQTYELASKCIDTNYYGSKRMVEALVGLLQLSDLPRVVNVSSSMGQLQASNVSQEWAKRVLSDAENLTEEKIDEVVNAFLLDFKEGSWASKGWPSFMSAYTISKAGLNAYTRVVAKKYAEFCINCVCPGFVKTDINVNTGFSPVEEGGESPVRLALLPDGGPSGRFFFKKAESEF; from the exons ATGGCAGATTCCACAAAGAG ATATGCAGTGGTGACAGGAGCAAACAAGGGGATTGGGTTTGAGATTAGCAGGCAATTGGCATCAAGTGGGGTTGCGGTGGTTTTAACAGCCAGAGATGAGCAAAGGGGACTTGAAGCTGTCAATAATCTGCTTCGGAACTCCCCCGGTCTATCCGACTCTGTTATCTTCCACCAGCTCGATGTCACTGACCCTGCTAGCATCGCTTCCCTTGCAGAGTTCGTAAAGGCTCGGTTCGGGAAGCTAGATATTCTG GTGAACAATGCCGGGATTGGCGGTGTCATTATGGATGCTGATGCTCTGAGAGCAAACTTTGGGAAG GAAGGTGTGCAGTTGAATTGGGACGAGATCATAACCCAAACTTACGAATTGGCTTCAAAATGCATCGACACGAACTATTATGGGTCCAAGAGAATGGTCGAAGCTCTTGTCGGACTCCTCCAACTATCCGATTTACCGAGAGTAGTGAACGTATCCTCTTCCATGGGACAACTGCAGGCAAGT AATGTGTCCCAGGAATGGGCTAAGCGAGTACTGAGCGACGCCGAGAACCTCACGGAAGAGAAAATCGATGAGGTTGTGAATGCATTTCTCCTTGATTTCAAGGAAGGCTCGTGGGCCTCCAAAGGGTGGCCATCATTCATGTCCGCTTACACAATCTCTAAGGCGGGTCTCAATGCTTACACGAGGGTTGTGGCAAAGAAATATGCCGAGTTCTGCATAAACTGTGTCTGCCCTGGGTTTGTCAAGACGGACATCAACGTAAATACGGGATTCAGTCCGGTTGAAGAAGGCGGAGAAAGTCCCGTGAGGTTAGCTTTGCTGCCCGACGGAGGCCCTTCTGGCCGCTTCTTCTTCAAGAAAGCGGAGTCGGAATTCTGA